A region from the Ctenopharyngodon idella isolate HZGC_01 chromosome 13, HZGC01, whole genome shotgun sequence genome encodes:
- the snapc1b gene encoding snRNA-activating protein complex subunit 1b, whose protein sequence is MEHFREPVKTDCEELLARFQATESVRYEQFLEIWRDMNFSSIFYGKPEPSERRRFARLILSVVSPYFFPPYTFQIRVGGLYLLHGLFNSQLVTPREKIRISLKDWEDVMQFQRDAVNAQHYDVVYIFRKLLSDKAFYFTAMPIPLFYREKKEDGRKMKICEEFVDPSSRPQELVTTDVLEEIANIHEHYEGLKKAIFAEPDPNLDLIQKNLVPKLNGAILTYSSWQWNRTESEQQDGGEGPSNQESSRRAQLLASIKSRSYGQVLEASKSRRHRQTQLVPASGAEFSQKVTPKKKRKPSLKTRTQYRFNTQGNESEGLNVTRVWCMSAVKEEKAPEKRKKKFNWNPEKSSNLT, encoded by the exons ATGGAACATTTCAGGGAACCTGTAAAAACAGACTGCGAGGAACTACTGGCTCGTTTTCAGGCGACCGAGTCAGTTCGGTACGAGCAGTTTCTAGAGATCTGGAGAGACATGAACTTCAGTAGCATCTTCTA TGGTAAACCAGAACCATCTGAGAGAAGGCGCTTTGCTCGTCTGATCCTGTCTGTGGTGTCTCCATACTTCTTTCCTCCCTACACTTTCCAGATTAGAGTGGGGGGGCTTTATCTGCTGCACGGGCTCTTCAACTCACAACTCGTCACTCCCAGAGAGAAG ATCCGCATTTCTCTGAAGGACTGGGAGGATGTCATGCAGTTTCAGAGGGATGCAGTGAATGCTCAACATTATGATGTGGTTTATATCTTCAGAAAGCTCCTGTCAGATAAAGCTTTCTACTTCACGGCCATGCCAATACCA CTCTTTTATAGGGAAAAGAAGGAAGATGGAAGGAAGATGAAAATCTGTGAAGAGTTTGTTGATCCGTCATCACGTCCTCAGGAACTCGTCACCACAGATGTGCTAGAG GAAATTGCAAATATCCACGAGCATTATGAGGGTCTAAAGAAAGCTATTTTCGCTGAGCCAGACCCAAACCTGGATCTTATCCAAAAAAACCTGGTTCCCAAACTAAACGGTGCCATCCTCACCTATTCCAGTTGGCAGTGGAACCGTACG GAATCTGAACAGCAGGATGGTGGAGAGGGACCTTCAAATCAAGAA AGCTCCCGAAGAGCCCAACTGTTAGCGTCGATCAAATCCAGATCATATGGACAAGTTCTGGAG GCCTCCAAGTCTCGAcgtcacagacagacacagttGGTCCCAGCATCTGGAGCAGAGTTTTCACAAAAGGTCACCCCAAAAAAGAAGCGAAAACCGTCACTTAAAACGCGCACTCAATACCGCTTCAACACTCAGG GAAATGAGAGTGAGGGGTTGAATGTGACCCGGGTGTGGTGTATGAGTGCAGTGAAAGAAGAGAAGGCACCAG aaaaaaggaagaaaaaattCAACTGGAACCCTGAGAAGAGCAGCAATCTCACTTAG